One Bacillota bacterium DNA segment encodes these proteins:
- a CDS encoding patatin-like phospholipase family protein, with amino-acid sequence MPVDFLAGTSMGGVIAAAYASGLSADYIEKEALRMGQLRNLITLLDRSLPRRGLVEGQKVQEYLTTHLGEKTFEDMKIPLALVAVDLISGQEVILNSGSVVDAVRATVSLPGVFAPFRLGDYLLVDGGVLNNLPADVVRRMGAHVVIAVDVSAGPNGLSRLLEAEQQGLALTQLPLIIETLRRTVGIMEEQILAQKLREADPEVLIHPPLDDRITLFNGFPRAEEIIAIGERAAWEAIPRIQEALKVNPCV; translated from the coding sequence ATTCCCGTTGATTTCCTGGCCGGGACCAGCATGGGCGGGGTGATTGCCGCCGCCTACGCCTCGGGCCTGAGCGCGGATTACATCGAGAAAGAGGCCCTGCGCATGGGTCAGCTGCGCAATCTGATCACTCTGCTGGACCGTAGCCTGCCCCGGCGCGGTTTGGTTGAGGGCCAGAAAGTACAGGAGTATCTGACCACCCATCTGGGGGAGAAGACTTTCGAGGATATGAAGATTCCTCTGGCCCTGGTGGCCGTGGATCTGATCAGTGGCCAGGAGGTGATACTGAACAGCGGTTCCGTCGTTGATGCAGTGCGGGCTACCGTCTCCCTGCCCGGCGTTTTCGCTCCCTTCCGCCTCGGCGATTATCTCCTGGTGGATGGGGGTGTACTCAACAACCTGCCGGCCGATGTCGTGCGTCGTATGGGGGCCCACGTGGTCATCGCCGTGGACGTGTCAGCCGGGCCGAATGGACTCTCCCGACTGCTGGAGGCGGAGCAGCAGGGCCTGGCCCTGACCCAGCTTCCCCTGATCATCGAAACCCTGCGGCGGACGGTGGGTATCATGGAGGAACAGATCCTGGCCCAGAAATTGCGCGAGGCTGACCCCGAGGTTTTAATCCACCCGCCGCTGGATGACAGGATCACCCTTTTCAATGGCTTCCCACGGGCGGAGGAGATCATAGCCATAGGAGAAAGGGCTGCATGGGAGGCCATACCTCGTATTCAGGAGGCATTAAAGGTGAACCCATGCGTTTAA